A stretch of Anas platyrhynchos isolate ZD024472 breed Pekin duck chromosome 29, IASCAAS_PekinDuck_T2T, whole genome shotgun sequence DNA encodes these proteins:
- the LOC101799704 gene encoding acidic leucine-rich nuclear phosphoprotein 32 family member B isoform X1 produces the protein MEMKKRLTLELRNKKPGEVKELVLDNCRSDDGKIVGLSSDFENLEFLSMININLLSVSNLPKLNKLRKLELSDNRISGGLEVLAERTPNLTHLNLSGNKIKDINTLEPLKKLPNLHSLDLFNCEVTMLINYRESVFTLLPQLTYLDGFDADDQEAPDSDPEADGDGLEDEYENGEEGEEEDDDDEEDDLDEEVIDEEDDEDDDLEGEEEEDGVDDEEEDEEEDGEDEDDDEADDDLPRGEKRKRNLEDEGEEDPEDEEDDEDD, from the exons GTGAAGGAGCTGGTTCTTGATAACTGCCGCTCGGATGATGGGAAGATCGTTGGTCTCTCTTCAGATTTTGAGAACCTGGAGTTCCTCAGCATGATAAACATCAACTTGCTGTCTGTTTCCAATCTACCCAAGCTTAACAAACTCCGGAAG CTGGAGCTGAGTGATAACCGGATTTCTGGTGGCCTTGAAGTTCTAGCAGAGAGAACTCCTAACCTGACACACTTGAATCTAAGCGGCAACAAGATCAAAGACATCAATACTCTGGAGCCCTTG AAAAAGTTGCCAAACCTGCATAGTCTGGACCTCTTCAACTGCGAGGTGACAATGCTCATCAACTACCGGGAGAGTGTGTTCACCCTTCTGCCCCAGCTCACCTACCTAGATGGATTTGATGCTGATGACCAGGAAGCCCCTGACTCAGACCCTGAAGCAGATGGGGATGGACTGGAAGATGAATATGAGAATGGGGAAG AAGGTGAGgaagaagatgatgatgatgaggaaGATGATTTGGATGAAGAAGTCATTGATGaagaagatgatgaagatgatgaccTTGAaggtgaagaggaggaggatggagtAGATGATGAG gaggaagatgaggaggaagatggtgaggatgaagatgatgatgaagcTGATGACG ACCTTCCAcgaggggaaaagagaaaacgAAATCTAGAGGATGAAGGAGAGGAAGATCCAGAAGATGAAGAGGATGATGAGGATGACTGA
- the LOC101799704 gene encoding acidic leucine-rich nuclear phosphoprotein 32 family member B isoform X2, producing MEMKKRLTLELRNKKPGEVKELVLDNCRSDDGKIVGLSSDFENLEFLSMININLLSVSNLPKLNKLRKLELSDNRISGGLEVLAERTPNLTHLNLSGNKIKDINTLEPLKKLPNLHSLDLFNCEVTMLINYRESVFTLLPQLTYLDGFDADDQEAPDSDPEADGDGLEDEYENGEGEEEDDDDEEDDLDEEVIDEEDDEDDDLEGEEEEDGVDDEEEDEEEDGEDEDDDEADDDLPRGEKRKRNLEDEGEEDPEDEEDDEDD from the exons GTGAAGGAGCTGGTTCTTGATAACTGCCGCTCGGATGATGGGAAGATCGTTGGTCTCTCTTCAGATTTTGAGAACCTGGAGTTCCTCAGCATGATAAACATCAACTTGCTGTCTGTTTCCAATCTACCCAAGCTTAACAAACTCCGGAAG CTGGAGCTGAGTGATAACCGGATTTCTGGTGGCCTTGAAGTTCTAGCAGAGAGAACTCCTAACCTGACACACTTGAATCTAAGCGGCAACAAGATCAAAGACATCAATACTCTGGAGCCCTTG AAAAAGTTGCCAAACCTGCATAGTCTGGACCTCTTCAACTGCGAGGTGACAATGCTCATCAACTACCGGGAGAGTGTGTTCACCCTTCTGCCCCAGCTCACCTACCTAGATGGATTTGATGCTGATGACCAGGAAGCCCCTGACTCAGACCCTGAAGCAGATGGGGATGGACTGGAAGATGAATATGAGAATGGGGAAG GTGAGgaagaagatgatgatgatgaggaaGATGATTTGGATGAAGAAGTCATTGATGaagaagatgatgaagatgatgaccTTGAaggtgaagaggaggaggatggagtAGATGATGAG gaggaagatgaggaggaagatggtgaggatgaagatgatgatgaagcTGATGACG ACCTTCCAcgaggggaaaagagaaaacgAAATCTAGAGGATGAAGGAGAGGAAGATCCAGAAGATGAAGAGGATGATGAGGATGACTGA